The following are encoded in a window of Odocoileus virginianus isolate 20LAN1187 ecotype Illinois unplaced genomic scaffold, Ovbor_1.2 Unplaced_Scaffold_19, whole genome shotgun sequence genomic DNA:
- the LOC110148310 gene encoding olfactory receptor 8B3-like — protein sequence MAPGNGSFVTAFILVGLTDQLDLQVPLFFLFLLMYMVTVMGNLSLIILIGINSHLHTPMYFFLFNLSFTDLCYSSVLTPKMLIDFLSKENIISYMGCMTQFYFFCFFVVSECYVLTSMAYDRYVAICNPLLYNAAMSPKVCSSLMFGSYLMAFSGAMAHTGCMLRLTFCDANTINHYFCDIHPLLQLSCTSTYVTELVVFIMACINIIVPSLTIFVSYGLILSSILHIKSMEGRSRAFSTCSSHIIAVSLFFGSGAFVYLKSSSTGSMDKGKISSVFYTNVVPMMNPLVYSLRNKDVKNALRKTLRRRKY from the coding sequence ATGGCTCCTGGGAATGGGTCTTTTGTGACTGCATTCATCCTGGTGGGGTTAACAGACCAACTGGATCTCCAAGTTCccttgtttttcctgtttctattAATGTATATGGTCACTGTGATGGGAAATTTGAGCCTGATAATCCTAATTGGGATAAATTCACATCtacacacccccatgtactttttcctctttaacttGTCCTTCACAGACCTCTGTTATTCTTCAGTACTTACACCCAAAATGCTGATAGATTTCTTATCGAAGGAGAATATTATTTCTTACATGGGGTGCATGACTCAGTTCtacttcttctgtttttttgtcGTTTCTGAATGCTATGTGCTGACAtcaatggcctatgaccgctatgtggccatctgtaaccCACTCTTGTATAATGCTGCCATGTCCCCTAAAGTGTGTTCCAGCCTTATGTTTGGTTCATACTTGATGGCATTTTCTGGTGCCATGGCTCACACTGGATGCATGCTGCGACTGACTTTCTGTGATGCAAACACCATCAACCATTATTTCTGTGACATCCACCCTCTGCTTCAGCTCTCCTGCACAAGTACCTACGTCACTGAGCTGGTAGTTTTCATCATGGCGTGCATCAACATCATTGTGCCCAGTCTCACCATCTTTGTCTCTTATGGTCTCATCCTGTCCAGCATCCTCCACATCAAGTCCATGGAGGGCAGGTCCAGAGCCTTCAGCACCTGCAGTTCCCACATCATTGCTGTTTCTCTGTTCTTTGGATCTGGGGCATTTGTGTATCTCAAATCATCTTCTACTGGATCTATGGATAAGGGAAAAATCTCTTCTGTCTTTTATACCAATGTGGTTCCCATGATGAACCCCTTAGTCTACAGTCTGAGGaacaaagatgttaaaaatgCTCTGAGAAAAACCCTGAGGAGAAGAAAGTATTGA
- the LOC110148308 gene encoding olfactory receptor 8B3-like codes for MAPENDSSVTEFILLGLTQEPELQLPLFFIFLAIYVVTVVGNVGLIILIGLNRHLHTPMYYFLFNLSFTDLCYSSVITPKMLMSFVSQNIISYAECMTQLCFFSFFVIDECCILTSMAYDRYVAICKPLLYKVSMSHQVCLMLTVGIYTMGLVGAMANTGCMLRLSFCDGNIINHYMCDIPPLLQLSCTSTSINELVVFIVVGVNVIVPSATISVSYTLILSNILHIRSAEGRSKAFSTCSSHIIVVSLFFGSATFMYLKPFPAGSLDEDKVSTVFYTIVGPMVNPFIYSLRNKDVQVALSKTIRNRVF; via the coding sequence ATGGCCCCAGAGAATGACTCTTCAGTGACCGAGTTCATCCTGCTGGGTTTAACACAGGAGCCAGAACTCCAGCTgcctctctttttcattttcttagcaaTTTATGTGGTCACTGTGGTGGGGAACGTTGGCTTGATTATTCTTATTGGTCTGAACCGTCACCTGCACACTCCCATGTACTACTTTCTCTTCAACCTTTCGTTCACTGATCTCTGCTACTCCTCTGTCATTACCCCTAAAATGCTGATGAGTTTTGTGAGCCAGAACATCATCTCTTATGCAGAGTGCATGACTCAGCTgtgtttcttctccttctttgttATTGATGAGTGCTGTATTTTGACGTCAATGGCCTATGACCGATACGTGGCCATCTGTAAGCCCCTGCTCTACAAGGTCTCCATGTCCCATCAGGTCTGCCTCATGCTGACGGTGGGTATATACACGATGGGGCTTGTGGGTGCCATGGCCAATACTGGGTGCATGCTGCGACTCTCCTTCTGTGATGGAAACATCATCAACCACTACATGTGTGAcattcctcctctcctccagctCTCCTGCACAAGCACCTCCATCAATGAGCTGGTGGTTTTCATTGTGGTGGGTGTCAATGTCATAGTGCCCAGTGCCACCATCTCCGTTTCTTACACCTTGATCCTCTCCAACATCCTCCACATCCGTTCTGCAGAGGGCAGGTCCAAAGCCTTCAGTACCTGCAGCTCCCACATAATCgtggtttctcttttctttggatCAGCAACATTCATGTATCTTAAGCCTTTTCCTGCTGGGTCTCTGGATGAAGATAAAGTGTCCACAGTTTTTTACACCATTGTGGGGCCAATGGTGAATCCTTTCATCTACAGTTTGAGGAACAAAGATGTCCAAGTTGCACTGAGTAAGACTATTAGGAATAGGGTGTTCTGA
- the OR6T1 gene encoding LOW QUALITY PROTEIN: olfactory receptor 6T1 (The sequence of the model RefSeq protein was modified relative to this genomic sequence to represent the inferred CDS: inserted 7 bases in 5 codons; deleted 1 base in 1 codon; substituted 3 bases at 3 genomic stop codons), giving the protein MSPKNWTQVTGFVPLGFPRSHILQFLFYXGXLVIYVVTTTGNLLITGFSWMGQRLHTQXSFFLWNLSFLELLLVSVVVPKMLVILPVDHSISFTSCIIQSYLYFLLGTTNFFLLAVMPLDHFLAVCRPILYETLMSGHVCSQLALASWPAGFLCVLCPSILMASLPXGPSGIVHFSWDSWPFLRLSCGDTCLLELLAFVLSTSVLLGSLALTSVSYTCILYTVLRAPTTAEXKKAFFIYALHLTVVIIXQSSSIFLDIHLPETQSMLFNKGASVLNYIIMPLLKPVIFSLXNEKVKXALRHALRWN; this is encoded by the exons ATGAGTCCTAAAAACTGGACTCAGGTAACAGGGTTTGTCCCCCTGGGTTTCCCCAGGAGCCATATTCTGCAGTTTCTGTTTTACTAAG CACTGGTGATCTACGTTGTAACTACCACAGGCAACCTACTCATCACTGGATTCAGCTGGATGGGCCAACGCCTGCACACAC GGTCCTTCTTCTTGTGGAACCTGTCCTTCCTGGAGCTGCTGCTCGTGTCTGTTGTGGTTCCCAAGATGCTTGTCATCCTCCCAGTGGACCACTCCATCTCATTCACCAGCTGCATCATCCAGTCCtacctctatttcctcctgggCACCACCAACTTCTTCCTCTTAGCTGTCATGCCTCTGGATCATTTCCTGGCAGTCTGTAGACCCATTCTG TATGAGACCCTGATGAGTGGTCATGTCTGTTCCCAACTTGCGCTGGCCTCCTGGCCAGCTGGGTTTCTCTGTGTCCTTTGCCCCTCCATCCTCATGGCCAGCCTAC CTGGCCCCAGTGGTATTGTTCACTTCTCTTGGGACAGCTGGCCCTTCCTGAGGCTCTCTTGTGGAGACACTTGCCTACTGGAGCTGCTGGCTTTTGTGCTATCCACATCAGTGTTGCTGGGCTCGCTGGCACTGACCTCAGTTTCCTACACCTGCATTCTTTACACTGTTCTCAGGGCCCCCACAACAGCTGAGTGAAAGAAAGCGTTCTTCATTTATGCTTTACACCTTACAGTGGTGATCAT TCAGAGCAGCTCCATTTTTCTCGACATCCATCTGCCAGAGACTCAGTCCATGCTGTTCAACAAAGGGGCCTCGGTCCTGAACTATATCATCATGCCCCTCCTGAAACCGGTCATCTTCAGTCT CAATGAGAAGGTGAAGTGAGCCCTGAGACATGCCCTCAGGTGGAACTGA
- the OR4D5 gene encoding olfactory receptor 4D5, with protein sequence MTAANHSQVTGFVLLGLSQIWELRLFFFIVFSVVYLMTVTGNLLIVAVVTSDPRLHTTMYFLLGNLSFLDFCYSSITAPRMLADLLSLKPVISFSGCLSQLFFFHFIGGIKIFLLMVMAYDRYVAISQPLRYMLIMNRTVCGLLVAASWVGGFIHSIAQVALTVQLPFCGPDKLDNFYCDVPQLIKLACTDTFVLELLMVSNNGLVTLMCFLVLLGSYTALLVMLRSHSREGRSKALSTCASHVAVVTLIFVPCVYIYARPFRTFPMDKVVSVLYTMVTPMLNPAIYTLRNKEVIMAMKKLRRRQKDLLGPLEP encoded by the coding sequence ATGACCGCAGCGAACCATTCCCAGGTGACAGGTTTTGTCCTCCTGGGGCTCTCTCAGATATGGGAGCTCCGGCTTTTCTTCTTTATCGTCTTCTCGGTTGTGTATCTTATGACTGTGACCGGAAATCTCCTGATTGTGGCCGTAGTGACCTCCGACCCACGCCTGCACACAACCATGTACTTTCTCTTAGGCAATCTTTCTTTCCTGGACTTTTGCTACTCATCCATCACGGCGCCGAGGATGCTGGCTGACTTGCTCTCGCTGAAGCCCGTCATTTCCTTCAGTGGCTGCCTGTCTCAGCTCTTCTTCTTCCACTTCATCGGAGGCATCAAGATCTTCCTGCTGATGGTCATGGCGTATGACCGCTATGTTGCCATTTCCCAGCCCCTGCGCTATATGCTTATCATGAATCGGACAGTCTGTGGGCTCCTCGTGGCAGCCTCCTGGGTGGGGGGCTTCATCCACTCCATCGCACAGGTTGCACTGACTGTCCAGCTGCCATTCTGTGGGCCTGACAAGCTGGATAACTTTTACTGTGATGTGCCTCAGCTGATCAAGTTGGCCTGCACAGACACCTTTGTCTTAGAGCTTCTGATGGTGTCCAACAATGGTCTGGTGACGCTGATGTGTTTTCTGGTGCTCCTGGGATCCTACACAGCGCTGCTGGTCATGCTCCGAAGCCACTCGCGGGAGGGCCGAAGCAAAGCCCTGTCCACCTGTGCCTCCCATGTGGCGGTGGTCACCTTAATCTTCGTGCCTTGTGTCTATATCTATGCACGGCCATTTCGGACATTCCCCATGGACAAGGTGGTCTCTGTGCTGTACACCATGGTCACTCCCATGCTGAATCCTGCCATCTATACCCTGAGAAACAAGGAAGTGATCATGGCCATGAAGAAGCTGCGGAGGAGGCAAAAGGACCTTCTGGGTCCCCTGGAGCCCTGA